In a single window of the Pyramidobacter porci genome:
- a CDS encoding Cof-type HAD-IIB family hydrolase encodes MIKMIATDLDGTLLAPGGLSMPERNRLALEKAASLGVRVVICTGRLFAGGRRYALTAPGDQPVICVNGAVVRMSRSETYLRRVGLEPELAREALDRFRAAGAKPWFYVGDVCFAEESSDALDALKRRTGARVELVPDLAAKCGERPEKLLALLTPQQVEALDGDLTARFGPRLYVTRSSERQIEALAPQANKGLALAMVARRFGVAREEIAAFGDSYNDLELFRAAGIRVAMESGARALKEQADIIAPPNGEGGVGQIIERLLAQRR; translated from the coding sequence ATGATCAAGATGATCGCGACCGATCTCGACGGCACGCTGCTGGCCCCCGGCGGCCTGTCCATGCCGGAGCGCAACCGCTTGGCGCTGGAAAAAGCGGCGTCGCTGGGCGTGCGCGTGGTGATCTGCACGGGACGGCTGTTCGCCGGCGGGCGCAGGTACGCTTTGACGGCGCCGGGCGACCAGCCGGTGATCTGCGTCAACGGCGCGGTCGTGCGCATGAGCCGGTCGGAGACGTACCTGCGCCGCGTCGGTCTCGAACCGGAACTGGCGCGCGAGGCGCTGGATCGTTTTCGCGCGGCGGGGGCGAAGCCGTGGTTTTACGTCGGCGACGTCTGCTTCGCCGAAGAAAGCTCCGACGCGCTCGACGCCCTGAAACGGCGCACGGGTGCGCGGGTGGAGCTCGTCCCCGACCTGGCGGCGAAATGCGGCGAACGGCCGGAAAAACTTCTCGCGCTCCTGACGCCGCAGCAGGTCGAGGCGCTGGACGGCGATCTGACGGCACGCTTCGGTCCCCGACTCTACGTGACGCGCTCCAGCGAACGCCAGATCGAAGCGCTGGCGCCGCAGGCGAACAAGGGACTGGCGCTGGCGATGGTGGCGCGCCGTTTCGGCGTCGCCCGCGAGGAGATCGCCGCGTTCGGCGACAGCTACAACGACCTCGAGCTGTTCCGGGCCGCGGGCATCCGCGTGGCGATGGAAAGCGGCGCAAGAGCGCTGAAAGAACAGGCCGATATTATCGCCCCGCCGAACGGCGAGGGCGGCGTCGGGCAGATCATCGAGCGCCTGCTGGCGCAGCGGCGGTGA
- the citC gene encoding [citrate (pro-3S)-lyase] ligase: MDMMQGRPFKGRTLERIEKFLRSLGLDYDDGVEMTACACDEDGEVVATASRQGAVIKCVGVSAACQGEGLAASVVSEVVTDAIQAGLTHLFVFTKPSNRQIFDDLGFFPMAETADVLLMENRRDGVKRFVASLERPVRDGVIGAVVANCNPFTKGHRCLMETAASQCDFLHVFVLSAEKSLFPAALRLEMVRRGTAHLRNVTVHPTGDYLISAATFPDYFLKDKARVGDVKCELDLTIFARCFAEPMNITRRFVGTEPLSPVTERYNEAMKAFLPPLGVEVTEIPRCEAGGVPISATRARALLERGGLDEPELAELLPETTLALLREYRK, translated from the coding sequence ATGGATATGATGCAGGGGCGTCCGTTCAAGGGCAGAACGCTGGAGCGGATCGAAAAATTTCTGAGGTCGCTGGGGCTGGACTACGACGACGGCGTGGAGATGACGGCCTGCGCCTGCGACGAGGACGGCGAGGTGGTCGCCACGGCGTCGCGTCAGGGCGCGGTGATCAAGTGCGTCGGCGTCAGCGCGGCGTGTCAGGGCGAGGGGCTGGCGGCGTCGGTCGTGAGCGAGGTCGTGACCGACGCGATCCAGGCCGGGCTGACCCATCTGTTCGTGTTCACGAAGCCGTCGAACCGACAGATCTTCGACGATCTGGGGTTTTTCCCGATGGCGGAGACCGCCGACGTGCTGCTGATGGAAAACCGCCGCGACGGCGTGAAGCGCTTCGTCGCTTCGCTGGAACGCCCCGTCCGGGACGGCGTGATCGGCGCCGTGGTGGCGAACTGCAATCCGTTCACGAAAGGGCATCGCTGCCTGATGGAGACGGCGGCGTCGCAGTGTGATTTTCTGCACGTCTTCGTGCTTTCGGCGGAAAAGAGCCTTTTCCCCGCGGCGCTGCGGCTGGAGATGGTGCGCCGCGGCACTGCGCACCTGAGAAACGTCACCGTGCATCCGACCGGCGATTATCTGATCTCGGCGGCGACGTTCCCCGATTATTTTCTCAAGGACAAGGCGCGCGTCGGCGACGTCAAGTGCGAACTCGACCTGACCATCTTCGCGCGCTGTTTCGCCGAACCGATGAACATCACGCGGCGCTTTGTCGGCACCGAGCCGCTCAGTCCCGTGACGGAACGTTACAACGAAGCCATGAAGGCGTTTCTGCCGCCGCTGGGCGTCGAAGTGACGGAGATCCCCCGCTGCGAGGCCGGCGGCGTTCCGATCAGCGCCACGCGCGCGCGTGCGCTGCTGGAACGCGGCGGCCTTGACGAGCCGGAGCTGGCGGAACTGCTGCCGGAAACGACGCTGGCGCTGCTGCGGGAGTACCGCAAATAA
- a CDS encoding ankyrin repeat domain-containing protein, translated as MNLKKLLIVIWLAACGAAEAAAPTTDALDAAESSSVGGVGEEPLRRLEGRPGHGKGLPPLMLAAQSGDAEQIARLRAGGADVNIADTEGWTPLMFALCAGGDTAAAEALLAAGADVNVRSKERWTPLMLALRSDRPAAFVARLLTQYHALASAESEDGTTAMMIACQYASDPAVVEALYAADADAVQPRRGGDCPIHFAARNATDGAPGIVTFLLGNRADVDQANDAGWTPLMMAARFSTRTDVIDALVSAGADVNARNRDGLTALMLAAANEAPAAVAIAKKLLDAGADPEAADRSGRTAALVAVRSGHSAAMVRFLDRELTPRSVARQTALLTVLPVCRAVKECARLVSVRGERAPLSASQPTRRAASPALVSKASGRSPQPSGGQRSHFIEAPALASVSRSTRLLSRPALRAARIRASAALSASAKRRRLKKLNTALKRDPARITPLMLAAANPNAAAPEIIAYLLEKGEALEARDGEGRTPLICAVRYNPSPLAAEALLNAGADPRATINGNGLRRLLRFNERMSPQDKKRLLRLLREKLAR; from the coding sequence ATGAATCTGAAAAAACTGCTGATCGTGATCTGGCTGGCGGCCTGCGGCGCCGCCGAGGCTGCCGCGCCGACGACGGATGCGCTGGACGCCGCAGAGTCGTCGTCCGTCGGCGGCGTCGGAGAAGAGCCGCTGAGGCGGCTTGAGGGACGCCCCGGGCACGGCAAAGGGCTTCCTCCGCTCATGCTGGCGGCGCAAAGCGGCGATGCCGAACAGATCGCCCGCCTCCGTGCCGGCGGCGCCGACGTCAATATCGCCGATACGGAGGGCTGGACGCCGTTGATGTTCGCGCTCTGCGCCGGCGGGGACACGGCCGCCGCCGAAGCGCTCCTGGCCGCCGGGGCCGACGTCAACGTCCGCAGCAAAGAGCGCTGGACGCCGCTGATGCTCGCGCTGCGCTCCGACAGACCCGCCGCGTTCGTCGCCAGGCTGCTCACGCAATACCATGCGCTGGCGTCGGCCGAAAGCGAAGACGGCACGACGGCGATGATGATCGCCTGTCAGTACGCAAGCGATCCCGCCGTCGTCGAAGCGCTTTACGCCGCCGACGCCGACGCCGTGCAGCCGCGCCGCGGCGGAGACTGCCCGATCCATTTCGCCGCCCGCAACGCCACGGACGGCGCGCCCGGCATCGTCACGTTCCTGCTCGGCAACCGCGCGGATGTGGACCAGGCGAACGACGCCGGCTGGACGCCGCTGATGATGGCCGCCCGCTTCAGCACGAGGACCGACGTCATCGACGCGCTGGTGTCCGCGGGAGCCGACGTCAACGCCCGCAATCGCGACGGCCTGACCGCGCTGATGCTCGCCGCCGCCAACGAAGCGCCCGCGGCCGTGGCGATCGCAAAAAAACTCCTGGACGCCGGCGCCGATCCGGAAGCGGCCGACCGTTCCGGCCGCACCGCCGCGCTGGTGGCCGTGCGCAGCGGCCATTCCGCGGCGATGGTCCGCTTTCTCGACCGGGAACTGACGCCCCGCAGCGTCGCCCGGCAGACGGCGCTCCTTACGGTCCTGCCCGTCTGCCGGGCGGTGAAAGAATGCGCCCGGCTCGTGAGCGTCCGCGGCGAACGCGCGCCGCTTTCCGCCTCCCAACCGACGCGACGCGCCGCTTCCCCCGCTCTCGTCAGCAAGGCGTCCGGCCGTTCGCCGCAGCCGTCTGGAGGGCAGAGATCGCACTTCATAGAAGCTCCGGCGCTGGCCTCCGTGTCGCGGAGCACGCGCCTGCTTTCGCGCCCGGCGCTGCGCGCCGCTCGGATCCGCGCTTCGGCGGCGCTGTCCGCGTCCGCCAAACGCCGCCGTCTCAAAAAGCTGAATACCGCGCTGAAGCGCGACCCGGCCCGCATCACGCCGCTGATGCTCGCCGCCGCCAATCCCAACGCCGCCGCGCCGGAGATCATCGCCTATCTGCTCGAAAAAGGCGAAGCGCTCGAAGCCAGGGACGGCGAAGGGCGCACGCCGCTGATCTGCGCCGTGCGCTACAATCCCAGCCCGCTGGCGGCGGAAGCCCTGCTGAACGCCGGCGCCGACCCGCGCGCCACGATCAACGGCAACGGCCTGCGCCGCCTGCTCCGCTTCAACGAGCGCATGAGCCCCCAAGACAAAAAGCGTCTGCTGCGCCTGCTCCGCGAAAAGCTGGCCCGCTGA
- a CDS encoding DUF1622 domain-containing protein, with protein MSIVEIARWVATVIEFISIFIIAWGVLLALYRIVALALENYRVDVDMRGGWLRLRRTFGEIMLLGLQFLVAADIILTICNPDLQTVSVLAAIVIIRVVLSVSLGKEIHGLEERDADAKRHAPPRYE; from the coding sequence GTGAGCATCGTGGAAATTGCCCGCTGGGTCGCGACCGTGATCGAATTCATCAGCATCTTCATCATCGCCTGGGGCGTGCTGCTGGCCCTGTACCGCATCGTGGCGCTGGCGCTGGAAAACTACCGCGTCGACGTCGACATGCGCGGCGGCTGGCTGCGCCTGCGCCGCACCTTCGGCGAGATCATGCTGCTCGGGCTGCAGTTCCTCGTCGCCGCCGACATCATCCTGACGATCTGCAACCCCGATCTGCAGACGGTCAGCGTCCTCGCCGCCATCGTCATCATCCGCGTCGTGCTCAGCGTCTCGCTGGGCAAGGAGATCCACGGCCTGGAAGAGCGCGACGCCGACGCCAAGCGTCACGCGCCGCCGCGCTACGAATAA
- a CDS encoding DUF1036 domain-containing protein: MKKNLRFFLALTLLCPLVLPRQAAALEKFIVVNKNPAPIFVAISWYDDPSARWKTMGWAAIEPDKSAVYNLKSSIDVIFYYAEEVGMKHTWDGDDMAGAQVRFVRAEGFAYSEDQACPGNNRRVVVFRPLDVGDGEEYTLTLRR; encoded by the coding sequence ATGAAAAAAAATCTTCGTTTTTTCCTCGCCCTGACGCTTCTCTGCCCGCTCGTCCTGCCGCGGCAGGCTGCGGCGCTGGAAAAGTTTATCGTCGTCAATAAAAATCCGGCCCCGATTTTTGTCGCCATCTCATGGTACGACGATCCGAGCGCCCGCTGGAAAACCATGGGCTGGGCAGCCATCGAACCGGACAAAAGCGCCGTTTACAACCTGAAAAGCAGCATCGACGTGATTTTCTATTATGCCGAAGAAGTCGGCATGAAGCACACCTGGGACGGAGACGATATGGCAGGCGCCCAGGTGCGCTTCGTCCGCGCCGAGGGCTTCGCCTACAGCGAAGACCAGGCCTGCCCGGGCAACAACCGACGCGTCGTCGTCTTCCGCCCGCTCGATGTCGGCGATGGCGAAGAGTACACGCTGACGCTGAGACGATAG
- a CDS encoding PD-(D/E)XK nuclease family protein, translating to MPFELYAYRRIGDLERLLRALPPARGRTFLVAGSGDRELLAETLSGAETSPEYRIRRWDEIYRFFAEELSVEKPRVQIDPPDHWLLLWNIVRRYRESGGVLPAGAQRRGFLTLLGSQIRELISEEVPPESLAAVCEEGDQLGRAFVGLYRAYLGALDRQGLSDSAGVTTETRKLLDLPGAADVCRSLDLVLVGFSSLTHSQLALVRALVGHGAAVRLCAPVADLPGAYGAAQQFGVDGETLSERRPLRAVKIQGGDPRQELETAARSLALWERGEGSLADLGPWPGLEAVAFSVPRARLAEAREVFARYGLPVFWDFRRAISETPLWQLSSACLEAAESGWQTEPTLRLLSLPWLCGAELDIERLRAFHPRGAKGWEKALDGAGASARAAFVDCRRYAAKVRRGGTVLELLTALRAFASGRALAVARLTVDAPELDGRIALFSEALRELDRKILFIKEVVRDLGEFGAQKLSGADARAYLSAWADGTTVSPGQREAGCLTVFAGAPSPLFHVPYWFMIGTEASQWPGGLRESPLLDEARKERLHGLSSLGLDRSHLPLLSEQWRQREFLFRRLIACGDLCTFLCRSATDAQERPQEESALIAAAAADRWIAVDGSVARGLDGILVAPQEAALTPVEARRPDFRVENALPASRVPPGRLEAAAAEVRLSSVDDFAECPYLFALRAVLGYEEPPREGEYDPLRGGTAMHALWERVWREYAASGCRGSVEERTRRLFDEVVGENYPALLQSPSLSRALLEVRGSAVRCAAKQDEWETALRPLREEILCEFDLPPLRRGAVTFSGRCDRLDRLKDGRFLLWDYKAGKASAYGKAFQLGCYALALEGGGLGGGGCAGWGYVGQKDAAVSGCWDDDVASLLNKRSGSKTLRERKDGAGQLLSDIALAMDAGQFPPRYESKRCRACAFAAICRRGEMSGELEESEEEGADDE from the coding sequence ATGCCCTTTGAACTGTACGCTTACCGGCGCATCGGCGATCTGGAACGGCTGCTGCGCGCCCTGCCGCCGGCGCGGGGCCGCACGTTCCTCGTGGCCGGCTCGGGCGACCGCGAACTGCTGGCCGAAACACTGTCGGGAGCGGAGACGTCGCCGGAGTATCGGATCCGCCGCTGGGACGAGATCTACCGTTTCTTTGCGGAAGAACTGAGCGTCGAAAAGCCGCGCGTGCAGATCGACCCGCCCGACCACTGGCTGCTGCTCTGGAACATCGTCAGGCGTTACCGCGAATCCGGAGGCGTCCTGCCGGCGGGCGCGCAGCGCCGCGGCTTTCTGACGCTGCTGGGCTCGCAGATCCGCGAGCTGATCAGCGAAGAGGTGCCGCCGGAAAGCCTCGCCGCCGTCTGCGAAGAAGGCGACCAGCTCGGCCGGGCCTTCGTCGGCCTGTACCGCGCGTATCTCGGAGCGCTTGACCGCCAGGGGCTTTCCGACAGCGCCGGCGTCACCACGGAAACGCGCAAACTCCTCGACCTGCCCGGCGCGGCGGACGTGTGCCGTTCTCTCGATCTCGTGCTCGTCGGATTTTCCAGCCTGACCCATTCGCAGCTGGCGCTCGTGCGCGCCCTCGTCGGGCACGGCGCGGCCGTGCGCCTGTGCGCGCCCGTCGCCGATCTGCCCGGGGCTTACGGCGCGGCGCAGCAGTTCGGCGTCGACGGCGAAACGCTGTCGGAACGTCGGCCGCTGCGCGCGGTGAAGATCCAGGGCGGCGATCCGCGCCAGGAGCTGGAAACGGCGGCGCGCTCGCTGGCGCTCTGGGAGCGGGGCGAAGGGTCGCTGGCGGATCTGGGGCCGTGGCCGGGGCTGGAAGCCGTGGCCTTTTCGGTGCCGCGCGCCCGCCTCGCCGAAGCGCGTGAGGTCTTTGCACGCTACGGCCTGCCTGTTTTCTGGGATTTCCGCCGCGCGATCAGCGAGACGCCGCTCTGGCAGCTCTCGTCGGCTTGTCTCGAAGCGGCCGAGAGCGGCTGGCAGACGGAGCCGACGCTGCGGCTGCTGTCGCTGCCGTGGCTGTGCGGAGCCGAGCTCGACATAGAGCGGTTGAGAGCGTTCCATCCCCGCGGCGCCAAAGGCTGGGAAAAAGCGCTCGACGGCGCCGGCGCTTCGGCCCGCGCCGCGTTCGTCGACTGCCGCCGTTACGCCGCGAAAGTGCGGCGCGGCGGGACGGTGCTGGAACTGCTGACGGCGCTGCGCGCATTTGCCTCGGGGCGGGCGCTGGCCGTGGCGCGGCTGACGGTCGATGCGCCGGAGCTGGACGGCCGCATCGCCCTGTTCTCGGAAGCGCTGCGCGAGCTGGACCGCAAAATCCTTTTCATCAAAGAAGTCGTGCGCGACCTCGGCGAGTTCGGGGCGCAGAAACTTTCCGGCGCCGACGCGCGCGCCTACCTGTCGGCGTGGGCCGACGGCACGACCGTGTCGCCGGGGCAGCGCGAGGCCGGCTGCCTGACGGTCTTCGCCGGCGCGCCGTCGCCGCTGTTCCACGTGCCGTACTGGTTCATGATCGGCACGGAAGCGTCGCAGTGGCCGGGCGGCCTTCGTGAGTCGCCGCTGCTCGACGAGGCGCGCAAGGAGCGCCTCCACGGCTTGAGTTCTTTGGGGCTGGACCGCAGCCATCTGCCCCTGCTGTCGGAGCAGTGGCGGCAGCGCGAGTTCCTTTTCCGCCGTTTGATCGCCTGCGGCGACCTCTGTACGTTCCTCTGCCGCAGCGCCACTGACGCGCAGGAACGGCCGCAGGAAGAATCGGCGTTGATCGCCGCCGCCGCAGCCGACCGTTGGATCGCGGTCGATGGTTCGGTCGCGCGCGGTCTTGACGGGATCCTCGTCGCGCCGCAGGAAGCGGCGCTGACGCCCGTCGAAGCGCGGCGGCCGGATTTCCGCGTCGAGAACGCGCTGCCGGCCAGCCGCGTGCCGCCGGGGCGGCTCGAAGCCGCGGCCGCCGAAGTGCGCCTGAGTTCCGTGGACGACTTCGCCGAGTGCCCGTATCTTTTCGCGCTGCGTGCCGTCCTCGGTTACGAGGAGCCGCCGCGCGAGGGCGAGTACGACCCGCTCCGCGGCGGCACGGCCATGCACGCCCTCTGGGAGCGCGTCTGGCGCGAGTACGCCGCGTCGGGCTGCCGCGGCTCGGTCGAAGAGAGGACGCGCCGCCTGTTCGACGAAGTCGTCGGCGAAAACTATCCGGCGCTGCTGCAATCTCCGTCGTTGAGCCGTGCGCTGCTGGAGGTGCGCGGCTCAGCGGTACGCTGCGCGGCGAAACAGGACGAGTGGGAAACGGCGCTGCGCCCGTTGCGCGAAGAGATCCTCTGCGAGTTCGACCTGCCGCCGCTGCGGCGCGGCGCGGTCACGTTCAGCGGCCGCTGCGACCGCCTCGACCGCCTCAAAGACGGCCGTTTCCTGCTCTGGGACTACAAAGCGGGAAAAGCCTCCGCTTACGGCAAGGCGTTCCAGCTGGGCTGCTACGCGCTGGCCCTCGAAGGCGGCGGCCTGGGCGGAGGCGGATGCGCCGGCTGGGGCTACGTCGGCCAGAAAGACGCCGCCGTTTCCGGCTGTTGGGACGACGACGTCGCCTCGCTGCTGAACAAACGGAGCGGATCGAAAACGCTGCGCGAGCGGAAAGACGGGGCCGGCCAGCTGCTGTCGGATATCGCCCTGGCCATGGACGCCGGGCAGTTCCCGCCGCGCTACGAGAGCAAACGCTGCCGCGCCTGCGCCTTCGCGGCGATCTGCCGCCGCGGCGAGATGAGCGGCGAACTCGAAGAATCGGAAGAGGAGGGCGCCGATGACGAATAA
- a CDS encoding transglutaminase domain-containing protein, with product MKKSLCLSTLFFSLVTSSPALEIRPVLPAWFVQKHSDLETIAIAPRWFLEEHTASLMRDYFGEETAALPLKAVLPPWFAKQRAKPPELDIAEFARSIGNIWQQDKKLVIPAPPPEKRAKLSGGLPDWYTSAQPRHDTESLLLPSWFRARGTTKTTNRETPPAPHISWLTQLLDNPLTPTTEDLSQKQDRRVKNAPPGNYVQLKTALEPHVRMLEREITIPISANLHESAIEKYLGELMFDWIIKSYHFDYDDEKLHLRLVYYDWYRCWRGAQNPEVWSELSERDRETVMAAWALIDTLASSGGDRDRLTLIKGFHDFLVASARYSDRPRYRTKGANLDDYHQTPDREAHSVLVDKEGICESYASAFQLMCRLSGVECILVHGKGGKPAEPHAWNMVRLGGRWRHIDVTFDDPLPDSPEEIIRDYFMLTDSQIRNDHEWDSSYPRTN from the coding sequence ATGAAAAAATCTCTCTGCCTTTCGACTCTTTTTTTCAGTCTGGTCACTTCTTCGCCGGCGCTGGAAATCAGGCCCGTACTGCCGGCGTGGTTCGTCCAGAAGCATAGTGACCTTGAAACCATCGCCATCGCGCCGCGCTGGTTTCTAGAGGAGCACACGGCTTCCCTGATGCGCGACTATTTTGGCGAAGAAACGGCGGCGCTGCCCCTCAAGGCAGTGCTGCCCCCATGGTTTGCCAAACAGCGTGCCAAGCCGCCGGAACTTGACATTGCCGAATTTGCGAGATCCATCGGCAATATCTGGCAGCAGGACAAAAAACTTGTCATCCCTGCGCCGCCGCCCGAAAAACGCGCCAAACTGAGCGGTGGGCTGCCGGACTGGTACACATCGGCCCAACCGCGGCACGACACGGAAAGCCTGCTGCTGCCTTCATGGTTCCGCGCCCGAGGGACAACGAAAACGACCAATCGGGAAACGCCGCCAGCGCCCCATATTTCCTGGCTGACCCAGTTGCTCGATAATCCCCTCACCCCCACCACCGAAGACCTGTCACAAAAACAGGATCGTCGCGTCAAAAACGCGCCCCCAGGCAACTACGTTCAGCTGAAAACCGCGCTGGAACCGCACGTTCGCATGCTGGAGAGGGAAATCACCATTCCCATCAGCGCCAATCTTCACGAAAGCGCCATCGAGAAATATCTCGGAGAGCTCATGTTCGACTGGATCATCAAAAGTTATCATTTTGATTACGATGACGAAAAGCTCCACCTGCGGCTTGTCTATTATGACTGGTATCGTTGCTGGCGCGGCGCGCAAAATCCGGAGGTGTGGTCCGAGCTGAGCGAGCGCGACCGGGAAACCGTCATGGCCGCCTGGGCTCTGATCGATACGCTCGCAAGCTCCGGCGGCGACCGTGACCGGCTTACGCTGATCAAAGGCTTTCATGATTTTCTCGTCGCCTCGGCACGCTACAGCGATCGTCCACGCTACCGCACTAAAGGCGCAAACCTCGACGATTATCATCAAACGCCCGACCGCGAAGCCCATTCCGTTCTGGTCGACAAAGAAGGTATCTGTGAAAGCTACGCCTCCGCTTTTCAGCTGATGTGCCGGCTGTCAGGCGTAGAATGCATTCTTGTGCACGGAAAGGGCGGCAAGCCTGCCGAACCGCACGCATGGAACATGGTCCGCCTCGGCGGACGCTGGCGTCACATTGACGTGACATTCGACGACCCGCTGCCCGACTCGCCGGAGGAAATCATCCGCGACTACTTCATGCTTACCGACTCGCAGATCAGGAACGATCACGAATGGGACTCGAGTTATCCGCGCACGAATTGA